Proteins from one Capricornis sumatraensis isolate serow.1 chromosome 2, serow.2, whole genome shotgun sequence genomic window:
- the ZNF644 gene encoding zinc finger protein 644 isoform X1 translates to MRVFLQRDVNKTKSRLNVLNGLTNNMDDLKINTDVTGAKEELLDDSSFISDKESGVHKPKDCQASFQKNNTFTLPEELSKDKSEKALSGGQSTLFIHAGAPTVSSENFILPKGAAVNGPVSHSSLTKTSNMNKGSVSLTTGQPVDQPTTESCSGLKVAADLQLSTPQKASQHQVLFLLSDVAHAKNPTHSIKKLPTSASIGCDIQNSVGSGIKSDSTLINQVEVGEDSEDLLVKNDCVSTLTGISSGTDEFRSDNDANWDPQKEFIQFLITNDDTVDKAPVHSKVGLEKKRKRKMDVSKITRYTEDCFSDSNCVPNKSKMLEVDFMEQNEDVQAIDSRTYALSQVKPESADEDLESVDTFQHLIFNSDKCGEDSSPVHTSTFLSNTLKKKCEESDSESPVPFSTEEPSFYPCTKCNVNFREKKHLHRHMMYHLDGNSHFRHLNVPRPYACRECGRTFRDRNSLLKHMIIHQERRQKLMEEIRELKELQDEGRNARLQCPQCVFGTNCPKTFVQHAKTHEKDKRYYCCEECNFMAVTENELECHRGIAHGAVVKCPIVSSDVVQRKTHKKTFMKDPIIGSSKKSATYICKMCPFTTSVRSIFKKHMEYLHSSSCIDSFGSPLGLDKRKSDIIEEPIDTDSPKPLTKQQSTTFPKNSALKQDVKRTFGSSSQSSNFSKFHKRPHRIQKARKSIAQSGVNVCNQNSSPHKTVMIKSSIDQKPKYFHQTAKEKSNAKANSNYLYRHKYENYRMIKKSGESYPLHFKKEEASSLNSLHLFSSSNSHNNNFISDPHNSDTKRPESFKDHRRVAVKRVVKESKKESSVGGEDLDSYPDFLHKMTVVVLQKLNSTEKKDSYETEDESSWDNVELGDYTTQTIEDETYHDINQEHVNLFPLFKSKVEGQQSGENATLSYDQNDGFYFEYYEDGGTNNFLHEIHDSQHLENAETALSKHSSVFHWTDLSLEKKSCPYCPATFETGVGLSNHVRGHLHRAGLSYEARHVVSPEQIATSDKMQHFKRTGTGTPVKRVRKAIEKSETTSEHTCQLCGGWFDTKIGLSNHVRGHLKRLGKTKWDAHKSPICVLNEMMQNEEKYEKILKALNSRRIIPRPFVAQKLASSDDFLSQNVIPLEAYRNGLKTEALSVSASEEEGLSFLNEYDETKPELPSGKKNQSLTLIELLKNKRMGEEKNSSVSPQKIHNQTARKRFVQKCVLPLNEDSPLMYQPQKMDFTMHSALDCKQKKSRSRSGSKKKLLSLPHGADEVYILRCRFCGLVFRGPLSVQEDWIKHLQRHIVNANLPRTGAGMVEVTSLLKKPASITETSFSLLMAEAAS, encoded by the exons acTAAATGTGTTAAATGGGCTTACCAACAATATGGATGATTTGAAGATAAACACCGATGTTACTGGTGCTAAAGAAGAACTCCTAGATGACAGCAGTTTTATATCAGACAAAGAGAGTGGAGTTCATAAACCAAAAGATTGTCAAGCATCATTTCAGAAAAACAATACATTCACTCTGCCTGAAGAACTGTCAAAGGACAAATCTGAAAAAGCCTTAAGTGGAGGCCAGTCTACTCTGTTTATACATGCTGGTGCTCCTACTGTTTCTAGTGAAAACTTTATCTTGCCTAAGGGAGCTGCTGTTAATGGACCAGTTTCACACTCCTCCTTAACTAAGACTTCCAATATGAATAAAGGCAGTGTTTcattaaccactggacagcctgTGGATCAGCCCACAACAGAATCTTGTTCAGGTTTGAAGGTGGCAGCCGATCTTCAGCTGTCTACACCACAGAAAGCAAGTCAAcatcaagttttatttttattatcagatGTAGCACATGCTAAGAATCCAACCCATTCCATTAAAAAACTACCTACCTCTGCTTCAATTGGTTGTGACATTCAGAATTCAGTAGGGAGTGGTATAAAGTCAGATAGCACTTTAATAAATCAAGTAGAGGTGGGTGAGGATAGTGAAGATTTATTGGTAAAAAATGATTGTGTCAGTACATTAACAGGAATTTCCTCAGGTACAGATGAATTTAGGTCAGACAATGATGCAAACTGGGATCCCCAAAAAGAGTTCATTCAGTTTCTTATAACTAATGATGACACAGTAGATAAAGCTCCAGTTCACTCTAAAGTAGgtctggaaaaaaagagaaagcgaAAAATGGATGTAAGCAAGATAACTCGTTATACCGAAGATTGCTTTAGTGATTCTAACTGTGTACCCAATAAGTCAAAAATGCTAGAAGTAGACTTTATGGAACAGAATGAAGACGTGCAAGCAATAGACTCACGGACATATGCATTATCACAAGTGAAACCTGAATCAGCTGATGAAGACTTGGAATCTGTGGATACTTTTCAACATCTAATTTTTAATTCAGATAAGTGTGGAGAAGACAGTTCACCTGTTCATACTAGCACTTTTCTTTCAAAtaccttaaaaaagaaatgtgaagaaaGTGATTCTGAGTCACCTGTTCCTTTCAGCACCGAAGAGCCATCATTCTACCCCTGTACAAAGTGCAATGTGAATTTTCGGGAGAAAAAGCATCTCCACAGGCATATGATGTATCATTTAGATGGGAATAGCCACTTTCGTCATCTTAATGTCCCAAGGCCATATGCTTGTAGAGAATGTGGACGGACATTTCGAGATCGTAACTCACTGCTAAAGCATATGATTATTCAccaagaaagaagacagaaattgATGGAGGAAATACGTGAATTGAAAGAACTTCAGGATGAAGGAAGAAATGCACGATTACAATGCCCTCAGTGTGTGTTTGGTACCAATTGCCCTAAAACATTTGTGCAACATGCTAAAACCCatgaaaaagataaaaggtaCTACTGCTGTGAAGAGTGTAACTTTATGGCAGTGACAGAAAATGAGCTGGAATGCCATCGAGGAATTGCCCATGGAGCAGTGGTAAAATGCCCTATTGTCAGTTCTGATGTAGTccagagaaaaacacacaaaaaaacattcATGAAAGACCCCATTATAGGATCATCCAAAAAATCGGCTACCTATATATGTAAGATGTGTCCTTTTACTACTTCAGTcaggagtatttttaaaaaacacatggaGTACTTGCATTCATCATCATGCATTGATTCATTCGGCAGTCCTCTTGGGCTTGACAAAAGAAAAAGTGACATAATTGAAGAACCTATAGACACTGATAGTCCTAAACCATTAACTAAACAACAGTCAACAACATTTCCAAAGAACTCTGCTTTAAAACAAGATGTTAAGCGAACATTTGGATCATCCTCACAATcaagtaatttttcaaaattccatAAACGGCCACACAGAATACAAAAGGCTCGGAAAAGCATCGCCCAGTCAGGTGTAAATGTGTGCAATCAAAACAGTTCTCCTCACAAGACTGTTATGATTAAAAGCAGCATTGACCAAAAACCTAAGTATTTCCAtcagacagcaaaagaaaaatctaatGCCAAGGCAAATAGCAACTATTTATATAGACATAAATatgaaaactacagaatgatcaaaAAATCAGGTGAATCATATCCTCTGCATTTCAAAAAAGAGGAAGCTAGTTCATTAAATTCTTTACATTTGTTTTCATCAAGTAATTCTCAcaacaataattttatttcagaCCCTCATAACTCTGACACCAAAAGGCCAGAAAGCTTCAAAGACCACAGGCGTGTAGCTGTAAAGAGAGTAGTTAAGGAATCTAAGAAGGAAAGTTCCGTTGGAGGAGAAGACTTGGATAGCTATCCAGATTTCTTGCATAAGATGACCGTTGTTGTTTTGCAAAAACTTAATTCTACCGAAAAGAAAGATAGCTATGAAACAGAAGATGAAAGTTCCTGGGACAATGTTGAGCTAGGTGACTACACTACACAGACTATAGAAGATGAAACTTATCATGATATTAATCAAGAACATGTAAACTTATTCCCTCTATTTAAAAGCAAGGTGGAAGGTCAACAGTCTGGAGAAAATGCTACACTTAGTTATGATCAGAATGATggcttttattttgaatattatgaaGATGGTGGAACTAATAACTTTTTGCATGAGATTCATGATTCTCagcatttagaaaatgcagaaactgCATTGTCAAAGCATAGTTCTGTTTTTCACTGGACTGATTTGTCTCTTGAGAAGAAATCGTGTCCTTACTGCCCAGCAACATTTGAAACAGGTGTTGGGTTGTCAAATCATGTCAGGGGACATCTTCACAGAGCAGGATTAAGCTATGAAGCCCGCCATGTTGTATCACCAGAACAAATAGCCACAAGTGACAAAATGCAACATTTCAAAAGAACTGGCACAGGAACACCTGTTAAACGAGttagaaaag ctaTAGAGAAGTCTGAAACCACTTCTGAACACACTTGTCAGCTCTGTGGTGGTTGGTTTGATACTAAAATTGGATTATCAAATCATGTTAGAGGCCACCTGAAAAGACTTGGAAAGACCAAGTGGGATGCTCACAAATCTCCAATCTGTGTTCTGAATGAGATGatgcaaaatgaagaaaaatatgaaaaaatcttAAAGGCATTGAACAGTCGTCGTATTATTCCTCGACCATTTGTAGCTCAGAAACTTGCATCAAGTGATGACTTTCTATCTCAAAATGTTATACCTCTTGAAGCATACCGTAATGGCCTAAAGACTGAAGCTTTATCAGTGTCTGCATCAGAGGAAGAAGGGCTGAGTTTCTTAAATGAATATGATGAAACTAAACCAGAACTGCCCAGTGGAAAAAAGAATCAGTCTCTTACACTGATAGaactgcttaaaaataaaaggatgggAGAAGAAAAGAATTCTTCTGTTTCTCCTCAAAAGATCCATAATCAAACTGCAAGAAAGAGGTTTGTTCAGAAATGTGTTCTTCCACTAAATGAAGATAGTCCATTGATGTATCAACCACAAAAAATGGACTTCACTATGCACTCAG
- the ZNF644 gene encoding zinc finger protein 644 isoform X2 — MRVFLQRDVNKTKSRLNVLNGLTNNMDDLKINTDVTGAKEELLDDSSFISDKESGVHKPKDCQASFQKNNTFTLPEELSKDKSEKALSGGQSTLFIHAGAPTVSSENFILPKGAAVNGPVSHSSLTKTSNMNKGSVSLTTGQPVDQPTTESCSGLKVAADLQLSTPQKASQHQVLFLLSDVAHAKNPTHSIKKLPTSASIGCDIQNSVGSGIKSDSTLINQVEVGEDSEDLLVKNDCVSTLTGISSGTDEFRSDNDANWDPQKEFIQFLITNDDTVDKAPVHSKVGLEKKRKRKMDVSKITRYTEDCFSDSNCVPNKSKMLEVDFMEQNEDVQAIDSRTYALSQVKPESADEDLESVDTFQHLIFNSDKCGEDSSPVHTSTFLSNTLKKKCEESDSESPVPFSTEEPSFYPCTKCNVNFREKKHLHRHMMYHLDGNSHFRHLNVPRPYACRECGRTFRDRNSLLKHMIIHQERRQKLMEEIRELKELQDEGRNARLQCPQCVFGTNCPKTFVQHAKTHEKDKRYYCCEECNFMAVTENELECHRGIAHGAVVKCPIVSSDVVQRKTHKKTFMKDPIIGSSKKSATYICKMCPFTTSVRSIFKKHMEYLHSSSCIDSFGSPLGLDKRKSDIIEEPIDTDSPKPLTKQQSTTFPKNSALKQDVKRTFGSSSQSSNFSKFHKRPHRIQKARKSIAQSGVNVCNQNSSPHKTVMIKSSIDQKPKYFHQTAKEKSNAKANSNYLYRHKYENYRMIKKSDPHNSDTKRPESFKDHRRVAVKRVVKESKKESSVGGEDLDSYPDFLHKMTVVVLQKLNSTEKKDSYETEDESSWDNVELGDYTTQTIEDETYHDINQEHVNLFPLFKSKVEGQQSGENATLSYDQNDGFYFEYYEDGGTNNFLHEIHDSQHLENAETALSKHSSVFHWTDLSLEKKSCPYCPATFETGVGLSNHVRGHLHRAGLSYEARHVVSPEQIATSDKMQHFKRTGTGTPVKRVRKAIEKSETTSEHTCQLCGGWFDTKIGLSNHVRGHLKRLGKTKWDAHKSPICVLNEMMQNEEKYEKILKALNSRRIIPRPFVAQKLASSDDFLSQNVIPLEAYRNGLKTEALSVSASEEEGLSFLNEYDETKPELPSGKKNQSLTLIELLKNKRMGEEKNSSVSPQKIHNQTARKRFVQKCVLPLNEDSPLMYQPQKMDFTMHSALDCKQKKSRSRSGSKKKLLSLPHGADEVYILRCRFCGLVFRGPLSVQEDWIKHLQRHIVNANLPRTGAGMVEVTSLLKKPASITETSFSLLMAEAAS; from the exons acTAAATGTGTTAAATGGGCTTACCAACAATATGGATGATTTGAAGATAAACACCGATGTTACTGGTGCTAAAGAAGAACTCCTAGATGACAGCAGTTTTATATCAGACAAAGAGAGTGGAGTTCATAAACCAAAAGATTGTCAAGCATCATTTCAGAAAAACAATACATTCACTCTGCCTGAAGAACTGTCAAAGGACAAATCTGAAAAAGCCTTAAGTGGAGGCCAGTCTACTCTGTTTATACATGCTGGTGCTCCTACTGTTTCTAGTGAAAACTTTATCTTGCCTAAGGGAGCTGCTGTTAATGGACCAGTTTCACACTCCTCCTTAACTAAGACTTCCAATATGAATAAAGGCAGTGTTTcattaaccactggacagcctgTGGATCAGCCCACAACAGAATCTTGTTCAGGTTTGAAGGTGGCAGCCGATCTTCAGCTGTCTACACCACAGAAAGCAAGTCAAcatcaagttttatttttattatcagatGTAGCACATGCTAAGAATCCAACCCATTCCATTAAAAAACTACCTACCTCTGCTTCAATTGGTTGTGACATTCAGAATTCAGTAGGGAGTGGTATAAAGTCAGATAGCACTTTAATAAATCAAGTAGAGGTGGGTGAGGATAGTGAAGATTTATTGGTAAAAAATGATTGTGTCAGTACATTAACAGGAATTTCCTCAGGTACAGATGAATTTAGGTCAGACAATGATGCAAACTGGGATCCCCAAAAAGAGTTCATTCAGTTTCTTATAACTAATGATGACACAGTAGATAAAGCTCCAGTTCACTCTAAAGTAGgtctggaaaaaaagagaaagcgaAAAATGGATGTAAGCAAGATAACTCGTTATACCGAAGATTGCTTTAGTGATTCTAACTGTGTACCCAATAAGTCAAAAATGCTAGAAGTAGACTTTATGGAACAGAATGAAGACGTGCAAGCAATAGACTCACGGACATATGCATTATCACAAGTGAAACCTGAATCAGCTGATGAAGACTTGGAATCTGTGGATACTTTTCAACATCTAATTTTTAATTCAGATAAGTGTGGAGAAGACAGTTCACCTGTTCATACTAGCACTTTTCTTTCAAAtaccttaaaaaagaaatgtgaagaaaGTGATTCTGAGTCACCTGTTCCTTTCAGCACCGAAGAGCCATCATTCTACCCCTGTACAAAGTGCAATGTGAATTTTCGGGAGAAAAAGCATCTCCACAGGCATATGATGTATCATTTAGATGGGAATAGCCACTTTCGTCATCTTAATGTCCCAAGGCCATATGCTTGTAGAGAATGTGGACGGACATTTCGAGATCGTAACTCACTGCTAAAGCATATGATTATTCAccaagaaagaagacagaaattgATGGAGGAAATACGTGAATTGAAAGAACTTCAGGATGAAGGAAGAAATGCACGATTACAATGCCCTCAGTGTGTGTTTGGTACCAATTGCCCTAAAACATTTGTGCAACATGCTAAAACCCatgaaaaagataaaaggtaCTACTGCTGTGAAGAGTGTAACTTTATGGCAGTGACAGAAAATGAGCTGGAATGCCATCGAGGAATTGCCCATGGAGCAGTGGTAAAATGCCCTATTGTCAGTTCTGATGTAGTccagagaaaaacacacaaaaaaacattcATGAAAGACCCCATTATAGGATCATCCAAAAAATCGGCTACCTATATATGTAAGATGTGTCCTTTTACTACTTCAGTcaggagtatttttaaaaaacacatggaGTACTTGCATTCATCATCATGCATTGATTCATTCGGCAGTCCTCTTGGGCTTGACAAAAGAAAAAGTGACATAATTGAAGAACCTATAGACACTGATAGTCCTAAACCATTAACTAAACAACAGTCAACAACATTTCCAAAGAACTCTGCTTTAAAACAAGATGTTAAGCGAACATTTGGATCATCCTCACAATcaagtaatttttcaaaattccatAAACGGCCACACAGAATACAAAAGGCTCGGAAAAGCATCGCCCAGTCAGGTGTAAATGTGTGCAATCAAAACAGTTCTCCTCACAAGACTGTTATGATTAAAAGCAGCATTGACCAAAAACCTAAGTATTTCCAtcagacagcaaaagaaaaatctaatGCCAAGGCAAATAGCAACTATTTATATAGACATAAATatgaaaactacagaatgatcaaaAAATCAG aCCCTCATAACTCTGACACCAAAAGGCCAGAAAGCTTCAAAGACCACAGGCGTGTAGCTGTAAAGAGAGTAGTTAAGGAATCTAAGAAGGAAAGTTCCGTTGGAGGAGAAGACTTGGATAGCTATCCAGATTTCTTGCATAAGATGACCGTTGTTGTTTTGCAAAAACTTAATTCTACCGAAAAGAAAGATAGCTATGAAACAGAAGATGAAAGTTCCTGGGACAATGTTGAGCTAGGTGACTACACTACACAGACTATAGAAGATGAAACTTATCATGATATTAATCAAGAACATGTAAACTTATTCCCTCTATTTAAAAGCAAGGTGGAAGGTCAACAGTCTGGAGAAAATGCTACACTTAGTTATGATCAGAATGATggcttttattttgaatattatgaaGATGGTGGAACTAATAACTTTTTGCATGAGATTCATGATTCTCagcatttagaaaatgcagaaactgCATTGTCAAAGCATAGTTCTGTTTTTCACTGGACTGATTTGTCTCTTGAGAAGAAATCGTGTCCTTACTGCCCAGCAACATTTGAAACAGGTGTTGGGTTGTCAAATCATGTCAGGGGACATCTTCACAGAGCAGGATTAAGCTATGAAGCCCGCCATGTTGTATCACCAGAACAAATAGCCACAAGTGACAAAATGCAACATTTCAAAAGAACTGGCACAGGAACACCTGTTAAACGAGttagaaaag ctaTAGAGAAGTCTGAAACCACTTCTGAACACACTTGTCAGCTCTGTGGTGGTTGGTTTGATACTAAAATTGGATTATCAAATCATGTTAGAGGCCACCTGAAAAGACTTGGAAAGACCAAGTGGGATGCTCACAAATCTCCAATCTGTGTTCTGAATGAGATGatgcaaaatgaagaaaaatatgaaaaaatcttAAAGGCATTGAACAGTCGTCGTATTATTCCTCGACCATTTGTAGCTCAGAAACTTGCATCAAGTGATGACTTTCTATCTCAAAATGTTATACCTCTTGAAGCATACCGTAATGGCCTAAAGACTGAAGCTTTATCAGTGTCTGCATCAGAGGAAGAAGGGCTGAGTTTCTTAAATGAATATGATGAAACTAAACCAGAACTGCCCAGTGGAAAAAAGAATCAGTCTCTTACACTGATAGaactgcttaaaaataaaaggatgggAGAAGAAAAGAATTCTTCTGTTTCTCCTCAAAAGATCCATAATCAAACTGCAAGAAAGAGGTTTGTTCAGAAATGTGTTCTTCCACTAAATGAAGATAGTCCATTGATGTATCAACCACAAAAAATGGACTTCACTATGCACTCAG